A single region of the Acidobacteriota bacterium genome encodes:
- the pstA gene encoding phosphate ABC transporter permease PstA encodes MAIANKRRLSLRRQLTDWAATLAAGTAALLVLAPLVAVFGYLVYRGIGALDLAFLTNTPKPVGENGGGMANAIVGSGLILAIGSAIGVPLGIATGVYLSEYGKHRFGDVVRFTSDLLNGVPSIVIGIVVYSLIVLQQKHFSAFSGGVALGIMMIPTIARSTEEMLLMVPQNVREAALALGVPQWRTTLSITLRTATSGIITGVMLAFARVAGETAPLLFTAFGNQFWNLKPNQPTAALPLQIFVYANSPYDEWHRQAWAGALVLIVLIVGTVSVVRLIARRGTLQGAN; translated from the coding sequence ATGGCGATCGCAAACAAGAGAAGGTTGAGCCTGCGGCGGCAACTGACGGACTGGGCGGCCACGCTGGCTGCTGGGACGGCGGCCCTCCTGGTGCTCGCGCCCCTGGTCGCGGTCTTCGGATATCTGGTCTACCGCGGCATCGGCGCGCTCGATCTCGCCTTCCTCACGAACACGCCGAAGCCGGTGGGTGAGAACGGCGGCGGAATGGCGAACGCCATCGTGGGCTCCGGCCTCATCCTCGCCATCGGCAGCGCGATCGGGGTCCCGCTGGGGATCGCGACCGGCGTATATCTTTCCGAGTATGGCAAGCACCGCTTCGGCGACGTCGTGCGTTTTACTTCCGACCTGCTGAACGGCGTGCCGTCCATCGTGATCGGCATCGTGGTGTACTCGCTCATCGTGCTGCAGCAGAAGCACTTCTCCGCGTTCTCCGGCGGCGTGGCCCTGGGCATCATGATGATCCCCACCATCGCCCGCTCGACCGAGGAGATGCTGCTGATGGTGCCGCAGAACGTGCGCGAGGCGGCGCTCGCCTTGGGCGTGCCGCAATGGCGCACCACGCTCTCCATCACCCTGCGCACCGCGACCTCGGGCATCATCACCGGCGTGATGCTCGCCTTCGCGCGCGTGGCCGGCGAGACCGCGCCGCTGCTCTTCACCGCCTTCGGCAACCAGTTCTGGAACCTGAAGCCGAACCAGCCCACGGCTGCGCTCCCCCTGCAGATCTTCGTCTACGCCAACTCGCCTTACGATGAATGGCATCGCCAGGCGTGGGCGGGCGCGCTGGTGCTCATCGTCCTCATCGTCGGAACCGTTTCCGTGGTGCGCCTGATCGCGCGCCGTGGCACCCTGCAAGGAGCGAACTGA
- the phoU gene encoding phosphate signaling complex protein PhoU: MTRTRFHQGLEELRTKLLTMGGMAEQAIERATDAYHQRDGKLCQAVFDGERLINTIEREIDEQALDLLAMQQPMAVDLRFITAVMKINADLERVGDQAVNIAERALATMKQPDVELPVDIPRMAATVAGMVRRALESFLDGKAELAEAVLKMDDIVDRMNKENFVLLAERMHKDPSVILPALNALLVSRNLERVADHATNIAEDVIFWIKGADVRHSPDEAHGGDADTLPTTRN; the protein is encoded by the coding sequence ATGACACGCACACGTTTTCATCAGGGGTTGGAAGAGCTGCGCACCAAGTTGCTCACCATGGGCGGCATGGCGGAGCAAGCCATCGAACGCGCCACCGACGCCTATCACCAGCGCGACGGCAAGCTGTGCCAGGCGGTGTTCGATGGCGAGCGCCTGATCAACACCATCGAGCGCGAGATCGACGAGCAAGCCCTCGATCTGCTGGCGATGCAGCAGCCCATGGCGGTGGACCTGCGCTTCATCACCGCCGTGATGAAGATCAATGCCGACCTGGAGCGCGTGGGCGACCAGGCGGTGAACATCGCCGAGCGGGCGCTGGCGACCATGAAGCAGCCAGACGTCGAACTCCCGGTGGATATCCCGCGCATGGCCGCGACGGTCGCGGGAATGGTGCGGCGGGCGCTGGAATCATTCCTCGACGGCAAGGCGGAGTTGGCCGAAGCGGTGCTCAAGATGGATGACATCGTCGATCGCATGAATAAGGAGAACTTCGTCCTGCTGGCCGAGCGCATGCATAAGGACCCCTCGGTCATCCTGCCCGCGTTGAACGCGCTGCTGGTCTCGCGGAACCTGGAACGGGTGGCTGACCATGCCACGAACATCGCCGAGGACGTGATCTTCTGGATCAAGGGAGCCGACGTGCGGCACTCGCCCGACGAGGCACATGGCGGCGACGCGGACACCCTGCCGACCACGCGGAACTAG
- the ppk1 gene encoding polyphosphate kinase 1 has product MASASLKNPSLYLNRELSWLAFNRRVLEEAEDAANPLLERVKYLAITASNLDEFWEVRIAALLQRIEDGYDEPGPDGLTPAKERDRIAEQVREFVDTQYRCWNERLLPLLAKSGIRVLGLDELDARGRAFVDDYSRRELDSLLTPVTVDPAHPFPRVINKALCMAFELRRRRRSSTSYLGVVTVPRALPRLIRVPSDSATIDFVFLADVVAAHATNMYRGYDIISAASFRVTRNSNLYVQEEESRNLLEAVRTELHNRRKGDAVRLEIDADASPEIVERLRAKFELEDWQVFPTTGPVNLSRLFNIYEQTDRPDLKFKTFVPRELHLSAKNRDLFEELGQHDVMLHHPFDSYNAVVSFIESAARDPHVLSIKQTLYRTNENSPIVEALVAAANSKEVTAVVELKARFDEASNIRWARDLEDAGVQVFHGLVGLKTHCKATLVVRRESDGTIRRYAHLGTGNYNPSTARLYTDLSLMTADPAMTQAVHSVFNFLTAYAERGDYDGLLVAPLDLAEGTLRLIDRETEHAKAGKPARLIAKMNSLVDTGVIRALYRASQAGVEIDLIVRGVCALRPGVRGVSDNIRVLSIVGRFLEHSRIFYFANAGQEEYFLGSADWMPRNLYERVELMFPVRDPQLRQRLRQEILDPYLADTEKARRLRADGTYHRPGRGPRRAGSRRAAASFNAQTFLIGMAEGKNVFEEGLTPHRAKPIVEAV; this is encoded by the coding sequence ATGGCCTCCGCCTCACTGAAGAATCCGTCGCTTTATTTGAACCGCGAGCTCTCCTGGCTGGCCTTCAACCGGCGCGTCCTGGAAGAGGCGGAGGACGCCGCCAATCCATTGCTCGAGCGCGTGAAGTACCTGGCCATCACGGCGAGCAACCTCGACGAATTCTGGGAAGTCCGCATCGCCGCCCTGCTGCAGCGGATCGAAGATGGCTATGACGAGCCCGGGCCCGACGGCCTTACTCCCGCCAAGGAGCGCGACCGCATCGCCGAGCAGGTGCGCGAGTTCGTGGACACGCAGTATCGCTGCTGGAACGAGCGCTTGCTTCCACTCCTGGCGAAGAGTGGGATCCGCGTCCTCGGGCTGGACGAGCTCGACGCCCGCGGACGCGCCTTCGTTGACGACTACAGCCGCCGCGAGCTCGATTCGCTGCTCACGCCCGTCACCGTGGATCCGGCGCACCCGTTCCCGCGCGTGATCAACAAAGCGCTCTGCATGGCATTCGAGTTGCGGCGTCGCCGCCGTTCTTCCACCTCGTACCTTGGCGTGGTCACCGTGCCGCGCGCACTGCCCCGGCTCATCCGCGTGCCTTCCGATAGCGCCACCATCGATTTTGTTTTCCTCGCCGACGTTGTGGCTGCGCACGCCACCAACATGTACCGCGGCTATGACATCATTTCGGCGGCCAGCTTCCGCGTCACGCGCAACAGCAACCTTTACGTCCAGGAGGAAGAATCGCGCAACTTGCTCGAAGCGGTCCGCACCGAACTGCACAACCGCCGCAAGGGCGACGCCGTCCGCCTGGAGATCGATGCCGACGCTTCCCCGGAGATCGTGGAGCGGCTGCGCGCCAAATTCGAGCTCGAGGACTGGCAAGTGTTCCCGACCACTGGCCCGGTGAACCTCTCGCGCCTATTCAACATCTACGAACAGACCGACCGCCCCGACTTGAAGTTCAAGACCTTCGTCCCGCGCGAGCTGCACCTCAGCGCCAAGAACCGCGACCTGTTCGAAGAACTGGGGCAGCACGACGTGATGCTGCACCACCCCTTCGATTCCTACAACGCGGTGGTCTCGTTCATCGAGAGCGCGGCGCGCGATCCGCATGTGCTATCCATCAAGCAGACCCTCTACCGCACCAACGAGAACTCGCCCATCGTCGAAGCCCTAGTCGCCGCCGCGAACAGCAAGGAAGTGACCGCGGTGGTGGAGTTGAAGGCGCGCTTTGACGAGGCTTCGAACATCCGCTGGGCGCGTGACCTTGAAGACGCCGGCGTGCAGGTCTTCCATGGCCTGGTCGGCCTCAAGACGCACTGCAAGGCCACCCTGGTGGTGCGCCGCGAGAGCGATGGCACGATCCGGCGTTACGCGCACCTCGGCACCGGGAATTACAATCCCAGCACCGCCCGGCTGTACACCGACCTCAGCCTGATGACCGCCGATCCGGCGATGACGCAAGCCGTCCACTCGGTCTTCAATTTCTTGACTGCCTATGCGGAGCGTGGCGATTACGACGGCTTGCTGGTCGCGCCGCTCGACCTCGCCGAAGGCACGCTGCGGCTGATCGATCGCGAGACCGAGCATGCCAAAGCCGGCAAACCGGCGCGCCTCATCGCCAAGATGAATTCGTTGGTGGATACCGGCGTGATCCGCGCTCTCTATCGCGCTTCCCAGGCGGGCGTGGAGATCGATCTGATCGTTCGCGGGGTGTGCGCGCTGCGCCCCGGAGTGCGGGGCGTGAGCGACAACATCCGTGTCCTCAGCATCGTGGGACGCTTCCTCGAGCACAGCCGCATCTTCTATTTCGCCAACGCCGGCCAGGAAGAGTATTTCCTCGGCAGCGCCGACTGGATGCCACGCAATCTCTATGAACGCGTGGAACTGATGTTCCCAGTGCGCGATCCGCAGCTCCGCCAGCGCCTGCGCCAGGAGATCCTCGATCCCTACCTCGCCGATACCGAGAAGGCTCGCCGCCTTCGTGCCGACGGCACCTACCATCGCCCGGGACGCGGCCCGCGCCGCGCCGGCTCGCGCCGCGCAGCCGCCAGCTTCAACGCGCAGACATTCCTCATCGGCATGGCCGAAGGCAAGAATGTTTTTGAAGAGGGTCTCACGCCCCACAGAGCCAAACCCATCGTCGAGGCGGTGTAA
- the pstB gene encoding phosphate ABC transporter ATP-binding protein PstB translates to MGVGIQVERLNAWFGTTQALYDINMDILANHATAIIGPSGCGKSTFIRCLNRMHETNPAARVDGNVRIGDLSVYNGTPAVEVRRRMGMVFQKPNPFPTMSIYDNVASGLKLNGFRNRRELDEIVEQSLQLAALWDEVKDDLKKKSGASLSGGQQQRLCIARALAVQPEVMLMDEPASALDPISTSKIEDLIFQLKERYTIVIVTHNMQQAARVAEFTGFFLMGRLIEFDKTEKIFTTPNDKRTEDYITGRFG, encoded by the coding sequence ATGGGCGTTGGCATCCAGGTCGAACGCCTGAACGCCTGGTTCGGTACTACCCAGGCGCTCTACGACATCAACATGGACATCCTGGCGAACCACGCCACCGCCATCATCGGGCCTTCGGGCTGCGGCAAGTCCACCTTCATCCGCTGTCTGAACCGGATGCATGAGACGAACCCGGCGGCCCGGGTCGATGGCAACGTCCGCATCGGCGACCTCAGCGTATACAACGGCACTCCGGCAGTCGAGGTGCGCCGGCGTATGGGCATGGTCTTCCAAAAGCCGAATCCGTTCCCCACCATGTCCATCTACGACAACGTTGCCTCGGGATTGAAGCTGAATGGTTTCCGCAACCGGCGTGAGCTGGATGAGATCGTGGAGCAGTCACTTCAACTCGCCGCCCTGTGGGATGAGGTCAAAGACGACCTGAAGAAGAAGTCTGGGGCCAGCCTCTCCGGCGGCCAGCAGCAGCGGCTGTGCATCGCGCGCGCTCTCGCCGTGCAGCCCGAGGTCATGCTGATGGACGAGCCCGCCTCCGCGCTCGACCCCATCTCCACCTCCAAGATCGAAGACCTGATCTTCCAGTTGAAAGAGCGTTACACCATCGTGATCGTCACCCACAACATGCAGCAAGCGGCCCGCGTGGCGGAGTTCACCGGGTTCTTCCTCATGGGCAGACTGATCGAGTTCGACAAGACGGAGAAGATCTTCACCACGCCCAACGACAAGCGGACGGAAGACTACATCACAGGCAGGTTTGGATGA
- a CDS encoding putative porin, whose amino-acid sequence MSAQTAATQPSTKTTAKRTQRKVTATTADDIKAIRDMVQQQQQQIQQLQQQVQQRDAAVQQLQQQVQQTQSAATTAQQQAGEAESSSTSQKAAVDKLQADMADVHTTLTNTAISTQDDQKRVAGIEGVMNRFRWSGDVRVRYENFFFDYTGCVRPNCEPRHRARIRARFGLEGKVSEDFTGGIYLATGLNEAGVADLTDPVSTNNTLTSFFERKTIGLDRAWITYQPLNHKWIQLTGGKFAYTWIRTPLTFDNDLNPEGFTEKFSWDFSNSVFKSFTWTNFQLFFRENNSGAAPRVDSYATGGQVSTKMQIGSHWTMTPSYSLLRWDNASPIAAARTAATLGGNAQTNCTNAARTAFCSGFFYSDFIVDNNITTPWKRFPWRVLGEFEQNLAANNTRFTAPGPLIFNPQDKAFWVETSLGQARNKNDLLFGYSFARVEQDAVIALFNESDMRAGTNVLQHRVYFSWLPAANTTISWTWWLGRTLNRNLFNAALPGGLGAGVEDPTLRRMQLDVIYKF is encoded by the coding sequence ATGAGCGCACAAACAGCAGCGACCCAACCCTCGACCAAGACGACCGCGAAGCGGACACAGCGGAAAGTCACGGCGACGACGGCCGACGACATCAAGGCGATTCGTGACATGGTGCAGCAGCAGCAGCAGCAGATCCAGCAGCTGCAGCAGCAGGTGCAGCAGCGCGACGCCGCGGTACAGCAGCTGCAGCAGCAGGTGCAGCAGACGCAATCCGCCGCCACCACCGCACAGCAGCAGGCCGGTGAGGCGGAGAGCAGTTCCACCTCCCAAAAGGCGGCGGTCGACAAGCTGCAAGCCGACATGGCCGACGTCCACACCACGCTGACCAACACCGCCATCAGCACCCAGGATGACCAGAAACGCGTCGCCGGCATCGAAGGGGTGATGAACCGCTTCCGCTGGTCGGGTGACGTGCGCGTCCGCTACGAGAACTTCTTCTTCGACTACACCGGATGCGTCCGGCCGAACTGCGAGCCCCGCCACCGCGCCCGCATTCGCGCCCGCTTCGGGCTTGAAGGCAAGGTCTCGGAAGACTTTACCGGCGGCATCTACCTGGCCACCGGATTGAATGAGGCCGGCGTCGCCGACCTGACCGATCCGGTCTCCACCAACAACACGCTGACCTCGTTTTTCGAAAGAAAGACCATCGGCCTCGACCGCGCGTGGATCACCTACCAGCCGCTGAACCACAAGTGGATCCAGCTTACCGGCGGCAAGTTTGCTTACACCTGGATCCGTACCCCGCTCACCTTCGACAACGACTTGAATCCGGAAGGGTTCACGGAAAAATTCTCCTGGGACTTCAGCAACTCCGTGTTCAAGAGCTTCACCTGGACAAACTTCCAGCTGTTTTTCCGTGAGAACAACAGCGGAGCGGCGCCACGCGTAGATTCCTATGCCACCGGCGGCCAGGTGAGCACCAAGATGCAGATCGGCAGCCACTGGACCATGACGCCTTCGTACAGCCTGTTGCGCTGGGACAACGCGAGTCCCATCGCGGCGGCACGCACCGCAGCCACGCTCGGCGGCAACGCCCAGACCAACTGCACCAACGCGGCACGGACGGCCTTCTGCTCCGGGTTCTTCTACAGCGACTTCATCGTGGACAACAACATCACCACGCCGTGGAAGCGGTTCCCGTGGCGTGTCCTGGGCGAGTTCGAGCAGAACCTGGCGGCCAATAACACGAGGTTCACCGCCCCCGGTCCGCTCATCTTTAATCCGCAGGACAAGGCCTTCTGGGTCGAGACCTCCCTCGGCCAGGCCAGGAACAAAAACGACCTGTTGTTCGGCTACAGCTTCGCCCGCGTCGAGCAGGATGCAGTCATCGCACTGTTCAATGAGAGCGACATGCGAGCGGGGACTAACGTGCTTCAGCACCGTGTTTACTTCAGCTGGCTGCCGGCGGCCAATACGACCATCTCGTGGACGTGGTGGCTGGGGCGCACGCTCAACCGCAACCTGTTCAACGCTGCCTTGCCGGGAGGACTGGGTGCCGGGGTGGAAGATCCCACCCTCCGGCGTATGCAGCTGGACGTGATCTACAAGTTCTAG
- the pstC gene encoding phosphate ABC transporter permease subunit PstC: MSLRPKVQLKAPNPLTDQAFRLLIFTCAMSVLLIVGLIVSELIQHSQLSIHAFGWGFFTAQSWDPVAGQFGALPFIYGTVVSSFLALFLALPLGVGVAVFTTEMCPKLLRGPISFMVELLAAIPSVIYGLWGLFVLAPLLRSVVQPWLAKYMGWTGLFEGPPYGIGMLAAGIILAIMVVPVIASITREVVVAVPQHQREAVLALGATRWEMIRMGVLRNARAGIFGAVILGLGRALGETIAVTMLIGNRPEIAKSLFAPGYTLASVIANEFSEASDNLFLSALVEIGLALFIVTLIVNGLARLLVWQITKGMPASAHGQ, from the coding sequence ATGAGCCTGCGTCCCAAGGTGCAGCTCAAGGCTCCCAACCCGCTGACCGATCAAGCCTTCCGCCTCCTCATCTTCACCTGTGCGATGTCGGTGCTGCTGATCGTCGGCCTGATCGTGAGCGAGCTGATCCAACACTCCCAGCTCTCCATCCATGCCTTCGGCTGGGGGTTTTTTACCGCCCAATCCTGGGATCCGGTCGCGGGTCAGTTTGGCGCGTTGCCGTTCATCTACGGTACCGTCGTCTCATCGTTCCTCGCGCTCTTCCTGGCCTTGCCGCTGGGTGTGGGCGTGGCCGTGTTCACCACCGAGATGTGTCCCAAGCTCCTGCGCGGGCCCATCTCGTTCATGGTCGAGCTGCTGGCCGCGATCCCCAGCGTGATCTACGGACTGTGGGGCTTGTTCGTGCTGGCGCCGCTGCTGCGCTCTGTGGTGCAGCCGTGGCTGGCCAAGTACATGGGTTGGACAGGACTGTTCGAAGGTCCGCCGTATGGCATCGGGATGCTGGCAGCGGGGATCATCCTGGCGATCATGGTCGTGCCCGTGATCGCCTCCATCACGCGGGAGGTTGTGGTGGCGGTCCCACAGCACCAGCGCGAGGCAGTGCTGGCGCTCGGCGCCACGCGCTGGGAGATGATCCGCATGGGCGTGTTGCGCAACGCGCGCGCCGGCATCTTCGGCGCGGTTATCCTCGGGCTGGGTCGCGCCTTGGGCGAGACCATCGCCGTCACCATGCTCATCGGCAACCGCCCTGAGATCGCGAAATCGCTGTTCGCTCCCGGCTACACGCTGGCCAGCGTGATCGCCAACGAGTTCAGCGAAGCCAGCGACAACCTTTTCCTGAGCGCCCTGGTCGAGATCGGCCTGGCGCTCTTTATCGTGACTCTGATCGTGAACGGCCTGGCACGGCTCCTGGTGTGGCAGATCACCAAGGGAATGCCGGCCTCGGCGCACGGACAATAA
- the pstS gene encoding phosphate ABC transporter substrate-binding protein PstS, with the protein MLAMGTAFAQTQLNAAGATFPYPMYSKWFSEYHKQHPEVQINYQSIGSGGGIRQVLAGTVDFGASDGPMTDEQLSQAKTRILHIPTVLGAVVPAYNVPGVKQELKFTPDILANIFLGRISNWNDAALAKVNPGINFPNQPIIVVHRSDGSGTTYIFTDYLSKVSNDWKATVGKGTSVRWPVGLGGKGNEGVAGMVRQMDGSIGYVELIYALQNNISYGSVKNAAGEFMRASLDSTTAAAASVKNMPADFRVSITNPPGKGVYPIASFTWLLVPTQFKDAGRGKIMKDFLAWMLDHGQSMTQALSYAPLPKAVADKVRTTIPQIR; encoded by the coding sequence ATGTTGGCGATGGGGACAGCGTTCGCGCAGACGCAGCTGAATGCCGCGGGCGCCACGTTCCCGTATCCCATGTACTCGAAGTGGTTCAGCGAGTACCACAAACAACATCCCGAAGTGCAGATCAACTACCAGTCGATCGGCTCCGGCGGCGGCATCCGGCAAGTGCTGGCGGGCACGGTGGATTTCGGCGCCAGTGACGGCCCCATGACCGACGAACAGCTCTCGCAGGCGAAGACGAGGATCCTCCACATCCCCACGGTACTGGGCGCGGTCGTGCCGGCATACAACGTGCCGGGAGTGAAGCAGGAACTCAAGTTCACGCCCGACATACTGGCGAACATCTTCCTGGGCAGGATCAGCAACTGGAACGACGCGGCCCTCGCGAAAGTGAATCCCGGGATCAATTTCCCCAACCAGCCGATCATCGTGGTGCATCGGTCCGACGGCAGCGGCACGACCTACATCTTCACCGACTACCTCTCCAAGGTCAGCAACGACTGGAAGGCCACGGTCGGCAAAGGCACTTCGGTGCGCTGGCCGGTCGGTTTGGGTGGCAAAGGCAACGAAGGCGTGGCCGGAATGGTGCGCCAGATGGACGGCTCGATCGGATACGTGGAACTGATCTACGCCCTGCAGAACAACATCTCCTACGGCAGCGTAAAGAACGCGGCCGGCGAATTCATGAGGGCTTCGCTGGACTCGACCACCGCCGCCGCGGCCTCGGTAAAGAACATGCCGGCGGACTTCCGCGTCTCCATCACCAATCCGCCCGGGAAGGGCGTGTATCCCATCGCCAGCTTCACCTGGCTGCTCGTGCCTACCCAATTCAAGGACGCGGGCCGGGGGAAGATCATGAAGGATTTCCTCGCCTGGATGCTCGATCACGGCCAGTCCATGACCCAGGCCCTGTCGTATGCACCACTGCCGAAAGCAGTCGCGGACAAAGTGCGGACAACCATCCCGCAGATCCGATAG